Proteins co-encoded in one Arthrobacter sp. ERGS1:01 genomic window:
- a CDS encoding DUF5719 family protein has product MAGSATALLAAAAVAAGTVLPGADATARVDMPAQVLPVGSSLANCVGPTQLLSGSAAGADPEFSPNSSSTKALLGAVVLSNPDGVLPGSEVRALGQGSAPFLTIAKAPANSAAAASANPTAKATVAPVTGVAKSKAGVVSGQGVTAQSVLETQPLNGQGTLAAGSVVVTSNDGDLQGMAAATCQAPSNDLWLAGASTTVGRTAVLSLTNSTKSPATVSLDLFGTNGTVNAPGGKGLVVAPGTSRSVVLAGLAPDQAQLAVHVKSTGGAVSAVIQQSVLRGLTPGGVDYLAPVQSPATAQVVPGVRVQAPDAAAKISAQNGYSDATTALDVTVPGARDAIVEVKAFGPSGQVALPNGGVFTAQAGKVTELSLVGLAQGTYSLSVTADSAVTAGVRLINATKPGSAVDLAFAPSTSRLGDSHLALLPDGVTSSFAFTAPTGAATVSLVPVSAAGALGAAKTMELKAGITTLVDPTALLGPDAAAVLISATGEPVYGTELLGAKDSANIAVLPIAGAAADSSALNITTGY; this is encoded by the coding sequence GTGGCCGGTTCGGCCACGGCGTTGCTTGCCGCTGCTGCCGTAGCCGCGGGCACCGTGTTGCCCGGCGCCGACGCCACCGCCCGGGTGGACATGCCCGCCCAGGTGCTGCCCGTCGGGTCGTCCCTGGCCAACTGCGTGGGACCCACCCAACTGCTCTCCGGCTCGGCGGCCGGAGCCGATCCCGAATTCTCTCCCAACTCCTCCTCCACGAAGGCCCTGCTGGGCGCCGTGGTGCTCAGCAACCCCGACGGCGTGCTCCCCGGCTCCGAGGTCCGGGCCCTGGGCCAGGGTTCCGCCCCGTTCCTGACCATCGCGAAGGCGCCGGCAAACTCCGCCGCCGCAGCGTCCGCCAACCCCACAGCCAAGGCCACGGTGGCCCCCGTGACCGGCGTGGCCAAGTCCAAGGCCGGCGTCGTCTCCGGCCAGGGCGTCACGGCGCAGTCAGTGCTTGAAACCCAGCCGCTGAACGGGCAGGGCACCCTTGCCGCCGGCTCCGTGGTGGTCACCTCCAACGACGGCGACCTCCAGGGCATGGCGGCGGCCACCTGCCAGGCTCCTTCCAACGACCTGTGGCTGGCCGGCGCCAGCACCACCGTTGGCCGCACCGCCGTGCTGAGCCTGACAAATTCGACCAAGAGCCCCGCAACCGTCTCCCTCGACCTCTTTGGCACCAACGGCACCGTCAACGCTCCCGGCGGCAAGGGCCTCGTGGTGGCTCCCGGAACGTCACGATCGGTGGTGCTTGCCGGCTTGGCACCGGACCAGGCCCAGCTGGCCGTCCACGTAAAGAGCACGGGAGGCGCGGTCTCCGCCGTGATCCAGCAGTCGGTGCTGCGCGGGCTGACCCCCGGCGGCGTGGACTACCTGGCGCCCGTGCAGTCCCCGGCCACGGCCCAGGTCGTTCCCGGCGTGCGCGTCCAGGCGCCGGACGCCGCGGCCAAGATCTCCGCCCAAAACGGCTACTCGGACGCCACCACAGCGCTGGACGTCACGGTTCCCGGAGCCCGCGACGCCATCGTCGAGGTCAAGGCGTTCGGTCCGTCCGGGCAGGTGGCGCTGCCCAACGGCGGCGTGTTCACCGCGCAGGCCGGCAAGGTCACCGAATTGTCGCTTGTGGGCCTGGCCCAGGGCACGTATTCGCTGAGCGTCACCGCCGACTCCGCCGTGACGGCCGGAGTCCGGCTCATCAACGCCACGAAACCCGGCAGCGCCGTCGATCTTGCCTTTGCCCCGAGCACCAGCCGCCTCGGCGACAGCCACCTGGCCCTGCTGCCCGACGGCGTCACCTCAAGTTTCGCGTTCACGGCACCCACGGGTGCCGCCACGGTGTCCCTGGTGCCCGTTTCCGCCGCCGGCGCACTGGGTGCCGCGAAGACCATGGAGCTCAAGGCAGGAATCACCACCCTGGTGGATCCCACCGCGCTGCTTGGCCCGGACGCCGCAGCCGTGCTGATCTCGGCCACGGGCGAACCCGTCTACGGCACCGAGCTGCTCGGCGCCAAGGACTCGGCGAACATTGCCGTGCTGCCCATCGCCGGTGCGGCCGCCGATTCCAGCGCCCTGAACATCACCACGGGCTACTAA
- a CDS encoding metallopeptidase family protein encodes MMQFNAQESGFTVSFNDDAGPRADAPGGSPGRPFAQRRRNRHGRGLRGPLLLPGLPGARSRSEKFEDLVVDSAERLRELWVGVLENVEYLVEEVPDNLEALVASGAQAPLGKYSPAVKGTSGTTAEQAVIVIYRHPVEALCDAPWQVRELVHEVLIEQVAGLLNIDPDTVDPLFRRFRGH; translated from the coding sequence ATGATGCAGTTCAATGCGCAGGAATCAGGGTTCACCGTCTCGTTCAACGACGACGCCGGCCCACGGGCGGACGCCCCGGGCGGCTCTCCCGGCCGCCCCTTTGCGCAGCGGCGGCGCAACCGCCACGGCCGCGGACTGCGCGGACCCCTGTTGCTGCCGGGGCTGCCCGGCGCCCGCTCGCGCAGCGAAAAGTTCGAGGACCTCGTGGTGGATTCCGCCGAACGCCTGCGCGAACTGTGGGTCGGGGTCCTGGAGAACGTTGAATACCTCGTGGAGGAAGTTCCCGACAACCTGGAGGCGCTGGTCGCCTCCGGTGCCCAGGCACCGCTGGGCAAGTACAGCCCCGCGGTCAAGGGCACGTCCGGCACCACCGCAGAGCAGGCCGTCATCGTCATCTACCGCCACCCCGTGGAGGCGCTGTGCGACGCCCCGTGGCAGGTCCGTGAACTGGTCCACGAGGTGCTCATCGAGCAGGTTGCGGGCCTGCTGAACATTGATCCGGACACGGTGGACCCGCTGTTCCGGCGCTTCCGCGGGCACTAA
- a CDS encoding DUF3499 domain-containing protein, whose product MGTLRQCTRSACRESAVATLTYVYADSTAVLGPLATFAEPHCYDLCAKHSARLTAPLGWDVIRLARSDTPPGPGPDDLLALADAVREAAKPEADDVAPAAQREPRASLERPQPVPGQGPSRTTASGRRAHLHVLRD is encoded by the coding sequence GTGGGAACCCTTCGTCAATGCACCCGGTCGGCCTGCCGCGAGTCGGCAGTCGCCACCTTGACGTACGTCTATGCCGATTCCACCGCAGTCCTGGGACCGCTGGCCACTTTCGCCGAACCGCACTGCTACGACCTGTGTGCCAAACACTCCGCCCGGCTGACGGCCCCGCTGGGCTGGGACGTCATCCGCCTGGCACGCTCGGACACACCTCCCGGACCCGGCCCCGATGACCTGCTGGCCCTGGCCGACGCCGTGCGTGAAGCGGCGAAACCCGAGGCCGACGACGTCGCACCCGCCGCCCAGCGCGAACCCCGCGCCTCGCTCGAACGACCCCAGCCGGTACCCGGCCAGGGCCCGAGCCGCACCACGGCCAGCGGCCGCCGTGCCCACCTCCACGTGCTGCGCGACTAA
- the ahcY gene encoding adenosylhomocysteinase encodes MSTTTGTTLSTADYKVANIGLAAAGRHQIRLAEFEMPGLMSLRREYADSQPLRGARIAGSLHMTVQTAVLIETLTALGAEVRWASCNIFSTQDEAAAAVVVGDGTPENPQGVPVFAWKGESLTDYWWTAQQILSWPGADADPALGPNMILDDGGDATMLVHKGAEFEAAGAVPATTDADSEEGAIFLAALRESLAADPQKWTRIAAQIHGVTEETTTGVHRLYQLAAEGKLLFPAINVNDSVTKSKFDNKYGIRHSLPDGLMRATDVLLGGKVAVICGYGDVGKGAAEALRGQGARVIVTEIDPICALQAAMDGFQVARLDSVLERGDIFITTTGGRDIILAADMLRMKNKAIVGNVGHFDNEIDMAGLARVPGVEKVEIKPQVHEWGFDKGAGSERSIIVLSEGRLLNLGNATGHPSFVMSNSFTNQVIAQIEIFTKTGTDEYGKDVYVLPKILDEKVARLHLAALGVELTELTPAQAAYLDLDPAGPYKPEHYRY; translated from the coding sequence ATGAGCACCACCACAGGCACCACCCTCAGCACCGCCGACTACAAGGTTGCGAATATTGGGCTGGCGGCGGCCGGCCGGCACCAAATCCGTTTGGCGGAATTTGAGATGCCGGGGTTGATGAGCCTGCGGCGCGAGTATGCGGACAGCCAGCCGCTGCGCGGTGCCCGGATTGCCGGGTCCCTGCACATGACGGTCCAGACGGCGGTGCTCATTGAGACCCTGACGGCCCTCGGCGCGGAAGTCCGCTGGGCCTCCTGCAACATCTTCTCCACCCAGGACGAGGCCGCCGCAGCCGTGGTGGTGGGCGACGGTACCCCCGAGAACCCGCAGGGCGTGCCCGTCTTCGCCTGGAAGGGCGAGTCCCTCACCGACTACTGGTGGACGGCGCAGCAAATCCTCAGCTGGCCCGGCGCCGATGCCGACCCTGCGCTGGGGCCGAACATGATCCTCGACGACGGCGGCGACGCCACCATGCTGGTCCACAAGGGTGCCGAGTTCGAGGCTGCCGGCGCCGTCCCGGCCACCACCGACGCCGACTCGGAGGAGGGCGCGATCTTCCTGGCCGCACTGCGCGAGTCGCTGGCCGCGGATCCGCAGAAGTGGACGCGCATCGCGGCCCAAATCCACGGCGTCACCGAGGAAACCACCACGGGCGTGCACCGGCTGTACCAGCTGGCTGCCGAAGGCAAGCTGCTCTTCCCGGCCATCAATGTCAACGACTCCGTCACGAAGTCCAAGTTCGACAACAAATACGGGATCCGGCACTCCCTGCCCGATGGGCTGATGCGCGCCACCGACGTACTGCTGGGCGGCAAGGTCGCCGTCATTTGCGGTTACGGCGACGTCGGCAAGGGTGCGGCGGAGGCGCTGCGCGGCCAGGGCGCCCGCGTGATCGTCACCGAGATCGACCCCATCTGCGCCCTGCAGGCTGCCATGGACGGCTTCCAGGTGGCCCGGCTCGACTCCGTGCTGGAGCGCGGCGACATCTTCATCACCACCACGGGCGGCCGGGACATCATCCTGGCCGCCGACATGCTGCGCATGAAGAACAAGGCCATCGTGGGCAATGTGGGCCACTTCGACAACGAAATCGACATGGCCGGGCTCGCCAGGGTGCCCGGCGTGGAGAAGGTGGAGATCAAGCCTCAGGTCCACGAATGGGGCTTTGACAAGGGCGCCGGCTCCGAACGCTCCATCATCGTGCTTTCCGAGGGCCGCCTGCTCAACCTGGGCAACGCCACGGGGCACCCGTCGTTCGTCATGTCCAACTCGTTCACGAATCAGGTCATCGCGCAGATTGAAATCTTCACGAAGACCGGCACCGACGAATATGGCAAGGACGTGTACGTGCTGCCCAAGATCCTCGACGAGAAGGTGGCCCGCCTGCACCTGGCCGCCCTGGGCGTGGAACTGACCGAGCTTACGCCCGCCCAGGCCGCCTACCTCGACCTTGACCCCGCCGGCCCCTACAAGCCCGAACATTACAGGTACTAA
- a CDS encoding MBL fold metallo-hydrolase — MADIERTGPLSRSLRAANPGPMTLDGTNTYLLGAPGSGTVVVDPGPLLEDHLAALAAAGPVELILVTHEHPDHTEGSARLHELTGAPVRAASADYCHGGEPLRDGEVIRAAGVEITVLATPGHTADSVCFVLTDPALKDTSPNDGAPNDDAGAVQVLTGDTVLGQGSTVICYPDGRLGDYLASLEKLRAIGAQGAPVTVLPGHGPVLPDLAAIAAAYQAHRQDRLAQVRAAVELLEKDGREATAESVTAEVYGDVPANLQGAAQLSVEAQLDYLRGATSAP, encoded by the coding sequence ATGGCAGACATTGAACGCACGGGCCCGCTCAGCCGCAGCCTGCGGGCAGCCAACCCCGGCCCCATGACCCTTGACGGCACCAACACCTACCTCCTGGGCGCGCCCGGCTCCGGCACCGTCGTGGTGGATCCGGGCCCACTCCTGGAGGACCATCTGGCGGCGCTGGCCGCGGCAGGGCCGGTGGAGCTCATCCTCGTGACGCATGAGCATCCCGACCACACGGAGGGCAGCGCCCGGCTCCACGAGTTGACGGGCGCCCCCGTCCGGGCCGCCAGTGCCGATTATTGCCATGGGGGAGAGCCACTGCGCGACGGCGAGGTGATCCGCGCCGCCGGGGTGGAGATCACGGTGCTGGCCACGCCGGGCCACACCGCCGATTCCGTGTGCTTTGTCCTCACGGACCCCGCCTTGAAGGACACTTCCCCGAACGACGGCGCCCCGAACGACGACGCCGGTGCCGTCCAGGTGCTGACCGGCGACACCGTGCTGGGCCAGGGCAGCACGGTCATCTGCTACCCCGACGGCCGCCTGGGCGACTATTTGGCATCGCTGGAGAAGCTGCGGGCCATCGGAGCCCAGGGAGCTCCCGTCACGGTGCTGCCCGGACACGGGCCCGTGCTGCCGGATTTGGCCGCCATCGCCGCCGCCTACCAGGCACACAGGCAGGACCGGCTCGCCCAGGTGCGCGCCGCCGTCGAACTTTTGGAAAAGGACGGCAGGGAGGCAACTGCCGAGTCCGTGACGGCGGAGGTGTACGGGGACGTGCCGGCAAATCTCCAGGGCGCGGCGCAGCTCTCGGTGGAAGCCCAGCTGGACTACTTGCGGGGCGCTACTTCCGCCCCGTGA
- a CDS encoding SDR family oxidoreductase gives MNGTLESLAGTSVLITGAAMGMGKMYAQLAVRDHAAHVVLWDVNAELLEQAVAELDGCGSQIHSYVVDVSRLEAIEEAAEKVRNDVGTPDILVNNAGIVRGKYFWEHDQRTDIAATMAINSLALMHITREFLPAMIAGGRPSRIVNVASAAGLLANPRMSVYSSSKWAVIGWSDSLRLELKQAGHGHIKVTTFCPSYIKTGMFEGARGPLLTPLMEPADVTERVWRAMKEGTPILMMPWTVKLSTALRGVLPIAAWDVVAGRVFGVYKSMEHFTGRK, from the coding sequence ATGAACGGCACCCTGGAATCCCTGGCCGGCACGAGCGTCCTGATCACCGGCGCCGCCATGGGCATGGGCAAGATGTACGCCCAGCTGGCCGTCCGCGACCATGCCGCGCACGTGGTCCTGTGGGACGTGAATGCCGAGCTCCTGGAGCAGGCCGTTGCGGAACTAGACGGCTGCGGCTCGCAGATCCACAGCTACGTGGTGGATGTGAGCCGGCTCGAGGCGATCGAGGAGGCCGCGGAGAAAGTGCGCAATGACGTCGGCACCCCGGACATCCTGGTCAACAACGCCGGGATCGTGCGCGGCAAGTACTTTTGGGAGCACGATCAGCGCACCGACATTGCCGCGACCATGGCCATCAACTCGCTGGCGCTGATGCACATCACCCGCGAGTTCCTGCCCGCCATGATCGCCGGCGGCCGGCCGTCCCGGATCGTCAACGTGGCGTCGGCCGCGGGGCTGCTGGCCAACCCGCGCATGAGCGTGTATTCGTCCTCCAAGTGGGCCGTGATCGGCTGGAGCGATTCGCTGCGGCTGGAATTGAAGCAGGCCGGTCACGGCCACATCAAGGTGACCACGTTCTGCCCGTCCTACATCAAGACGGGCATGTTCGAGGGGGCCCGCGGGCCCCTGCTGACCCCGCTCATGGAACCGGCCGACGTCACGGAGCGCGTGTGGCGGGCCATGAAGGAGGGCACCCCGATCCTCATGATGCCGTGGACCGTAAAGCTGAGCACGGCCCTGCGCGGGGTGCTGCCGATCGCCGCCTGGGACGTGGTGGCCGGGCGCGTGTTTGGCGTCTACAAGTCCATGGAGCACTTCACGGGGCGGAAGTAG
- a CDS encoding FAD-binding oxidoreductase codes for MVTHLTEEVPRSVWYGWGDPARARPLSRGALEFLRRTLRLDAVAVNHPPVSLADVRLGPATLDDAVLAELAAITGPENVATDRTERILHAGGKSTPDLLRRRSGDALDAPDAVVFPGNSGEVGQILALCVKRQLAVVAFGGGTSVVGGVEPLRGRFAGVITLDLRRMNRLLHVDPVSRTASFEAGIRGPAIEAALAPYGFTLGHFPQSHQEATLGGYVATRSAGQASTGYGRSDDLVKAVHLETPAGPFDAGSPAPGTAAGPKLLDVVVGSEGALGVITSATLKVSPAPAEKVYGAWSFPSFEAGAQALRKLRHDGGRGDMPHVCRLSDTDETASTFKLGGWKTGALARYLALRGQRNPALALFVWEGDGRQARARMRRSARLLRRAGGIPLGPLPGRSWEHGRFAGPYLRDELLSRGVFVETLETAATWSRLEETYTSVRRAILTALESKGGAAFVQTHISHVYSDGASLYFTFLAGLEADGLAQYTRVKAAASAAIVAACATITHHHGVGTDHAPYMGAEIGELGVKVLAGIKRTLDPEGIMNPGKLIPTAPIPDETIPTAPEALQ; via the coding sequence ATGGTGACCCACCTCACAGAAGAAGTCCCCCGGTCCGTTTGGTATGGCTGGGGCGACCCCGCCCGCGCGCGGCCACTGAGTCGCGGCGCCCTGGAGTTCCTGCGCCGCACGCTCCGGCTGGACGCCGTAGCGGTAAACCACCCGCCCGTCAGCCTTGCGGATGTACGGCTGGGCCCCGCCACTCTCGACGACGCCGTCCTGGCGGAACTGGCCGCCATTACGGGCCCCGAGAACGTCGCCACGGATCGCACGGAACGCATCCTCCACGCGGGCGGCAAGAGCACCCCCGACCTGTTGCGCCGCCGCAGCGGGGACGCGCTGGACGCCCCCGATGCCGTCGTCTTTCCCGGCAATAGCGGGGAGGTGGGGCAAATCCTGGCCCTGTGCGTGAAACGGCAGCTTGCCGTGGTGGCCTTTGGCGGCGGAACTTCGGTGGTGGGCGGGGTGGAACCGCTGCGCGGCCGCTTTGCCGGCGTCATCACCCTCGACCTGCGCCGCATGAACCGCCTGCTGCACGTTGACCCCGTCTCCCGCACGGCCAGTTTTGAGGCCGGCATCCGCGGCCCGGCCATCGAGGCGGCCCTGGCCCCTTACGGCTTCACGCTGGGCCACTTTCCGCAAAGCCACCAGGAGGCAACCCTGGGCGGCTACGTGGCCACCCGCTCCGCGGGCCAGGCCTCCACCGGCTACGGCCGCTCAGATGACTTGGTCAAGGCCGTGCACCTGGAAACCCCGGCAGGCCCGTTCGACGCCGGCTCGCCCGCCCCCGGTACCGCCGCCGGACCCAAGCTGCTCGACGTCGTCGTCGGCAGCGAGGGCGCCCTGGGCGTCATCACGAGCGCAACGCTCAAGGTGTCCCCCGCCCCGGCGGAGAAGGTCTATGGCGCCTGGTCCTTCCCGTCCTTTGAGGCCGGCGCGCAGGCCCTGCGAAAGCTCCGGCACGACGGCGGCCGGGGCGACATGCCGCACGTGTGCCGGTTGAGCGACACGGATGAAACGGCGTCGACGTTCAAGCTGGGCGGCTGGAAGACCGGCGCCCTGGCCCGCTACCTTGCGCTTCGCGGCCAAAGGAATCCGGCGCTGGCACTCTTTGTTTGGGAGGGCGACGGACGCCAGGCGCGGGCCCGCATGCGGCGCAGCGCGCGGCTCCTCCGCCGGGCCGGCGGCATCCCGCTCGGCCCGCTGCCCGGAAGGTCCTGGGAACACGGCCGGTTCGCCGGCCCGTACCTGCGCGATGAGCTGCTGAGTCGCGGGGTCTTCGTGGAGACGCTGGAAACGGCCGCCACGTGGAGCCGGCTCGAGGAAACGTACACCAGCGTTCGCCGGGCCATCCTCACCGCCCTCGAGTCCAAGGGCGGGGCCGCGTTCGTCCAGACGCACATTTCCCATGTCTATTCCGACGGCGCCTCGCTGTACTTCACGTTCCTGGCCGGGCTCGAGGCGGACGGACTTGCGCAATACACCCGCGTCAAGGCCGCGGCGTCGGCAGCAATCGTTGCGGCCTGCGCCACCATCACGCACCACCACGGCGTCGGTACCGACCATGCGCCGTATATGGGCGCCGAGATCGGCGAGCTTGGCGTCAAGGTCCTGGCCGGGATCAAGCGCACCCTGGACCCCGAAGGAATCATGAACCCGGGCAAACTCATCCCCACAGCACCCATCCCCGATGAAACCATCCCCACAGCACCGGAGGCACTGCAATGA
- a CDS encoding TetR/AcrR family transcriptional regulator → MTSQRTTGHSDNSAHADSIAQADEKVLAATRDAVVLHGVRRTTANDIAERAGISRMTFYRRMGSVENAVLATLTHEFRSHAGSMRSDMPAGSGRERLVHFAVESVRVFATSELIASIAERDPEFLIPYVTDRFGASQQIILEQLRGLLDDGVADGSVEASDGSAITLLLALQGVALSSRVLLKMDTFDGALAELRKMLERYLTPPGAEFSESSSTGSGAKG, encoded by the coding sequence ATGACGTCACAACGTACCACCGGCCATTCCGACAACAGCGCCCACGCCGACAGCATCGCCCAGGCTGACGAGAAGGTGCTCGCCGCCACGCGGGACGCCGTGGTGCTGCACGGGGTCCGGCGCACCACGGCCAACGACATCGCCGAGCGTGCCGGAATCTCCCGCATGACCTTCTACCGGCGCATGGGCTCAGTGGAGAACGCCGTGCTGGCCACCCTGACTCACGAGTTCCGCAGCCATGCCGGCAGCATGCGCTCGGACATGCCCGCCGGATCGGGGCGCGAACGCCTGGTGCACTTTGCCGTCGAGAGTGTGCGCGTGTTTGCCACCTCGGAGCTGATCGCCTCGATTGCCGAGCGCGACCCCGAGTTCCTGATCCCGTACGTGACGGACCGGTTCGGGGCCAGCCAGCAGATCATCCTTGAGCAGTTGCGCGGGCTGCTCGACGACGGCGTCGCGGACGGCAGCGTCGAGGCCTCGGACGGCTCCGCCATCACGCTGCTGCTGGCGCTGCAGGGCGTGGCCCTGTCCTCGCGGGTGCTGCTGAAGATGGACACTTTCGACGGTGCCCTGGCGGAACTGCGGAAAATGCTGGAACGCTACCTCACGCCGCCGGGCGCCGAATTTTCAGAATCGAGTTCGACAGGTTCGGGAGCGAAAGGATAA
- a CDS encoding glycerol-3-phosphate dehydrogenase/oxidase yields the protein MSVPNPSWINDATRRRSLEHVAGHTVDVAVVGGGITGAGVALDAVSRGLSVVLVEGDDFGSGTSGYSSKLIHGGLRYLAKMDFAVAWESAMERRWLMDRIAPHLVHPLGFVIPDARSAAQWEAAAAGAGVVIYDVLRRLSGLRGRVLPRPQLLSSQAVAALVPALDADALRRGILYWDGQVVDDARLVLGVVRTAAGLGAHVLRDVKATSLTDAMVSAVDTRTGEPVTVAARVVVNATGVWAADFEPKLTVTPSRGTHLVVRAERLGNPHAAHTVAVPGHFGRYVFVLPQPSGVVYIGLTDQEDHSADGHYPLVPAHDVDFLLDIVNATLAVPLTRDDVVGSFAGLRPLVEAAHDDGPGGTADISRRHLVTDVPGAPITVVGGKMTTYRRMAQDAVDAVTARLGVEARCRTRKLPLVGAASASELDAVDAPARLVGKYGTDAAEVLALGRLDPLLAAPLFEGTEITGAELLFAVRAEGASTVEDLLERRTRLAFVPADAERARARAGEILALAGAPSFYEGAAG from the coding sequence ATGAGCGTGCCAAATCCCAGCTGGATCAACGACGCCACCCGCCGGCGCTCGCTGGAGCACGTGGCCGGGCACACCGTGGACGTGGCGGTGGTGGGTGGCGGCATCACGGGGGCCGGGGTGGCGCTGGATGCCGTGAGTCGGGGTTTGAGCGTGGTCCTGGTGGAGGGTGATGACTTCGGCTCGGGGACCAGCGGCTACAGCTCCAAGCTCATCCACGGCGGCCTGCGGTACCTGGCCAAGATGGACTTCGCGGTGGCGTGGGAATCGGCTATGGAGCGGCGCTGGCTCATGGACAGGATCGCCCCGCACCTGGTGCACCCGCTGGGATTCGTCATTCCGGATGCCCGCAGCGCCGCGCAGTGGGAGGCCGCGGCCGCGGGTGCCGGCGTCGTGATCTATGACGTGCTGCGCCGGCTTTCCGGGCTGCGCGGGCGGGTGCTGCCCAGACCCCAACTGCTCTCCAGCCAGGCGGTGGCCGCCCTGGTGCCCGCCCTGGACGCTGATGCCCTGCGGCGCGGCATCCTGTATTGGGACGGACAGGTGGTGGACGACGCCCGGCTGGTGTTGGGCGTGGTGCGCACTGCCGCCGGATTGGGGGCGCATGTGCTCCGCGATGTGAAGGCCACTTCATTGACGGACGCTATGGTCTCCGCTGTGGACACCCGGACGGGGGAGCCGGTGACGGTGGCGGCGCGTGTAGTGGTCAACGCGACCGGCGTGTGGGCGGCCGACTTTGAGCCGAAGCTGACGGTGACGCCCAGCAGGGGCACGCATCTGGTGGTCCGGGCGGAGCGGCTGGGCAACCCGCACGCCGCGCACACAGTGGCCGTGCCGGGACACTTTGGCCGGTACGTGTTTGTGCTGCCGCAGCCCTCCGGCGTCGTGTACATAGGGCTGACGGATCAGGAGGACCACAGCGCCGACGGACACTACCCGCTGGTTCCCGCGCACGACGTCGACTTCCTCCTGGACATTGTCAACGCGACCCTGGCGGTTCCGCTGACGCGTGATGACGTGGTGGGATCATTCGCGGGGCTGAGGCCCCTCGTGGAGGCCGCGCACGACGACGGCCCCGGCGGTACCGCCGACATCTCCCGCAGGCACCTGGTCACGGATGTCCCGGGTGCTCCCATCACTGTTGTGGGCGGGAAGATGACCACCTACCGGCGGATGGCGCAGGACGCGGTTGATGCCGTGACTGCGCGGCTTGGCGTCGAGGCCCGGTGCCGCACCAGGAAACTCCCGCTGGTGGGCGCCGCATCCGCGTCTGAGCTGGACGCCGTTGATGCGCCGGCCCGGTTGGTGGGGAAATACGGCACCGACGCCGCCGAGGTCCTGGCGTTGGGGCGGCTGGATCCGTTGCTGGCCGCGCCCCTCTTTGAGGGAACTGAAATTACCGGCGCCGAATTGTTGTTCGCGGTGCGCGCCGAGGGAGCGTCGACTGTGGAGGACCTGCTGGAGCGGCGCACCCGGCTGGCGTTCGTCCCAGCCGACGCGGAGAGGGCCCGTGCCCGGGCCGGGGAAATCCTGGCGCTCGCGGGTGCGCCGTCGTTTTATGAGGGAGCAGCCGGATGA
- a CDS encoding DUF4190 domain-containing protein: protein MTNVPQRPENGWPSEYVNAPLQLPRLQNRAPFSKAAIAGFIVGIVGLIVFAMAGPLATALSGIGFRNARDKGLRGRGLAIAGMILGVVDFAFYIVARFLLHS, encoded by the coding sequence ATGACAAACGTCCCCCAACGACCTGAAAATGGCTGGCCGTCCGAGTACGTGAACGCTCCACTACAACTCCCCCGCCTGCAGAACCGCGCGCCATTCAGCAAGGCCGCCATTGCAGGATTTATCGTCGGAATAGTCGGGCTGATTGTCTTCGCCATGGCCGGTCCGCTCGCTACTGCCCTCTCCGGGATAGGTTTCCGGAACGCCAGGGACAAAGGGTTGCGCGGGCGCGGGCTCGCCATTGCAGGCATGATCCTTGGAGTCGTCGATTTTGCCTTCTACATCGTGGCCCGGTTCCTGCTCCATTCCTAG